From a single Lolium rigidum isolate FL_2022 chromosome 7, APGP_CSIRO_Lrig_0.1, whole genome shotgun sequence genomic region:
- the LOC124677657 gene encoding probable LRR receptor-like serine/threonine-protein kinase At1g74360, with the protein MSPLLLQFLCLLFLAGEVVLIGAQSGGGDKEVLVELKRFLVTNNRVNRGDYDAWPESDPSPCLWRGVLCDADGRVASLNLSRSSISGAAFGNFSRLTALTSLDLSDNSITGVLPTADLNQCRGLVHLNLSHNLIAGPLDLSGLTRLRELDVSGNRLEGAVAGNFPAICAGLTSLDLSTNNFTGNITGLFDGCPSLQYVDLSSNNFTGELWPGVTRFRQFSAAENNLAGIIPSSTFPDSCRLQSLDLSANKLAGNFPDSIANCNNLTYMSLWGNKFTGMIPAGIGKLTVLETLILGKNGFHRQIPSELTNCTKLQFLDISSNMFGGDVQETFGNFVSLKYLVLHHNRYTGGIVSSGVLQLPELARLDLSFNEFTGNLPLEVADMKSLKYLMLGENNFSGEIPPEYGRLPELQALDLSNNTLRGVIPSSIGNLTSLLWLMLAGNQLSGEIPPAIGNCSSLLWLNLADNRLTGKIPPEMAEIGKNPGPTFAKNRNDPSVLAGSGECQAMKRWIPASYPPFSFVYSVMTRENCRSIWDRILKGYGIVPICTNSSSPVRSNTVSGYVQLSRNLLSGEIPSSIGAMRNISLLHLDGNHLTGRLPPELSRLPLVMLNVSRNNISGPIPPEIGDILCLERMDLSFNNLSGELPASLFKLTDLVIFNVSYNPLLSGNVSTTGQFGTFDEESFRGNPFISFNQGGAAGKQLPRPEAADVPPVRRRSMLRRTIVMWFFFSLVLSFIAGTVVFIIASLRTRFPVEQEPDQESFSREHPKGGKHSFQMWTSSPPSGSSSTATGCSSSTEGVKVFRLDKTAFTYRDIVAATGHYGVLQMELATGRRAVDVGEEECLVDWARRTAKEGWNTRHQEGKDQSTSGAVFWELLALGMRCTADAPHERPDMPEVLDALLHIAAANCTTTKSSLTCSRT; encoded by the exons ATGTCTCCCCTGCTCCTCCAATTCCTCTGCCTACTCTTCCTCGCAG GTGAGGTGGTGCTGATCGGCGCGCAGAGCGGTGGCGGCGACAAGGAGGTGCTGGTGGAGCTCAAGCGGTTCCTGGTCACGAACAACAGGGTCAACCGCGGCGACTACGACGCGTGGCCAGAGTCGGACCCGTCGCCGTGCCTGTGGCGCGGCGTCCTCTGCGACGCGGACGGCCGCGTCGCCTCCCTGAACCTGTCGCGCTCGAGCATCTCCGGCGCAGCGTTCGGCAACTTCTCGCGGCTCACGGCGCTCACGTCGCTCGACCTCTCCGACAACTCCATCACCGGCGTGCTCCCCACCGCCGACCTCAACCAATGCCGCGGCCTCGTGCACCTCAACCTCTCCCACAACCTCATCGCCGGGCCGCTGGACCTCTCCGGCCTGACCAGGCTACGGGAGCTCGACGTGTCGGGGAACCGGCTCGAGGGCGCCGTCGCCGGCAACTTCCCGGCGATATGCGCCGGCCTCACCTCGCTCGACTTGTCGACCAACAACTTCACCGGCAACATCACTGGCCTGTTCGACGGCTGCCCCAGTCTTCAGTACGTCGACCTCAGCTCCAACAATTTCACCGGCGAGCTATGGCCGGGCGTCACAAGATTCAGGCAATTCAGCGCCGCCGAGAACAACCTCGCCGGGATCATTCCGTCGAGCACGTTTCCGGACAGCTGCAGACTCCAGTCCTTGGACCTTTCCGCTAACAAGCTGGCCGGAAACTTCCCGGATTCCATCGCCAATTGCAACAATTTGACTTACATGTCGCTGTGGGGGAATAAATTCACCGGGATGATACCCGCCGGAATCGGAAAGCTCACCGTCCTCGAGACGCTGATTCTTGGGAAGAACGGGTTCCACCGGCAGATACCGTCGGAGCTGACCAACTGCACGAAGCTCCAGTTCTTGGACATCAGCAGCAACATGTTTGGAGGGGATGTGCAGGAGACCTTTGGCAACTTTGTGAGCTTGAAGTATCTCGTACTGCACCACAACAGGTACACCGGCGGCATCGTGTCCTCCGGCGTGCTGCAGCTGCCGGAGCTCGCCAGGCTCGACCTCAGCTTCAATGAGTTCACAGGCAATCTCCCTCTAGAGGTGGCCGACATGAAGAGCCTCAAGTACCTGATGCTGGGCGAGAACAACTTTTCCGGCGAGATACCGCCCGAGTACGGCCGGCTCCCGGAGCTCCAGGCGCTGGACCTGTCTAACAACACGCTCAGGGGCGTAATCCCGTCGAGCATAGGGAACCTTACGTCGCTCCTCTGGCTGATGCTCGCCGGCAATCAGCTCTCCGGTGAGATACCACCTGCAATCGGCAACTGCAGCAGCTTGCTCTGGCTGAACCTGGCCGACAACCGGTTAACTGGCAAGATCCCGCCGGAGATGGCAGAGATAGGGAAGAATCCTGGACCAACATTCGCCAAGAACCGGAACGATCCGAGCGTGCTCGCCGGCTCCGGCGAATGCCAGGCCATGAAGCGGTGGATTCCGGCGAGCTATCCACCGTTCAGCTTCGTTTACTCCGTCATGACTCGGGAGAACTGCCGCAGCATATGGGACCGCATCCTCAAGGGCTACGGAATCGTCCCAATTTGCACCAACTCGTCGTCACCGGTGAGGTCCAACACGGTCTCCGGGTACGTGCAGCTATCAAGGAACTTGCTTTCCGGAGAGATACCATCGAGCATCGGTGCAATGCGGAACATCAGCTTGCTCCACCTCGACGGCAACCATCTAACAGGGCGGCTGCCGCCGGAGCTCAGCCGGCTCCCGCTGGTTATGCTAAACGTCTCGAGGAACAACATCTCAGGGCCGATCCCGCCTGAGATCGGCGACATTCTGTGCCTGGAGAGGATGGACCTGTCATTCAACAACCTCTCCGGTGAGCTCCCGGCGAGCCTGTTCAAGCTCACCGACCTGGTTATCTTCAATGTGTCGTACAACCCGCTTCTCTCCGGCAATGTCTCCACCACCGGCCAATTCGGCACCTTCGACGAGGAGTCCTTCCGCGGCAACCCGTTCATATCATTTAATCAGGGTGGAGCTGCCGGTAAGCAGCTACCGCGACCAGAAGCTGCCGATGTCCCCCCGGTTAGGAGACGCAGCATGCTGCGGAGAACCATTGTGATGTGGTTCTTTTTCTCCCTCGTCCTCTCCTTCATCGCCGGCACCGTCGTCTTCATCATCGCCAGCCTGCGCACCCGGTTCCCTGTGGAGCAAGAGCCGGACCAGGAATCGTTCTCCCGCGAGCACCCCAAGGGCGGCAAGCACTCGTTCCAAATGTGGACGTCGTCGCCTccgtccggctcgtcgtcgacggcgaccgGGTGCTCCTCTTCGACGGAGGGAGTGAAGGTGTTCCGGCTGGACAAGACGGCTTTCACCTACCGCGACATCGTGGCGGCCACGG GCCA CTACGGCGTGCTCCAGATGGAGCTCGCCACGGGCCGGCGCGCCGTCGACGTCGGCGAGGAGGAGTGCCTCGTCGACTGGGCTCGgcgcacggcgaaggaaggctgGAATACAAGGCATCAAGAAGGGAAGGATCAATCGACGAGCGGCGCGGTGTTCTGGGAACTGCTCGCGCTCGGCATGCGGTGCACGGCCGACGCGCCGCACGAGCGGCCCGACATGCCGGAAGTGCTCGACGCGCTGCTccacatcgccgccgccaactgcACAACGACGAAGAGTAGTTTAACATGTTCCAGGACATAG